The nucleotide sequence TAGGTACTCGGGAGCTATATGCCCAATTGTACCCCGAACAGCAGTTGTAACATGGGTGTCCTTGTAATCCATAAGTTTTGCCAATCCAAAATCCCCCACAACAGCCTCAAACTCTTCATCCAACAATATGTTAGCAGCTTTCACGTCACGATGAATGATTTTTGGGTCACAATGATCATGCAAATATGAAAGACCCCTAGCTGATCCCAAAgctattctttttcttgttgGCCAATCTAGTGGTTCTTGATGTGGAGGACGCTCTAGGATAATACAAACACAAAATCGGAAGAAGAATAATTAATATTGACCGAAAGATTGTGTTGAGCACATATATAAACAAACTGTATAAATAGAGATCTACCTCTTAAACAGGAGGCAACACTTCCATTAGCCATGTAGGGATAAACCAGTAACCTTTCGGTTGGTGTCATACAAAACCCGCGTAAACGGAGGAGATTTCTATGCACAGCCATGCTGATCATCTCTACTTCAGTCTGAAACTGAAGCTCCCCACCAGGTGTCCGCTCctcttttaatcttttgacagcAACCAGTGAACCGTCAGCCAAACGTCCTTTGTACACCTTGCCAAACCCTCCTCTTCCAAGAATGTTCTTATTGCTGAAAGTATCTGTTGCAACTTGCAACTCTCGGAGTGAGAACCTCTTAAGCTGCCCAAGATGAACTTCAGGATCCTCTTCAGCTGCAAATGTATGCAaggaatttaaattatattatatccaTGTAATGAGTTCAACCAATGTAGGAGCCATTCAACTAGGATCTCTCACCAGGAACATCAAAGAAAAATTCTTGTGGTTTCCTTCGACGCCACCATGCAAATGCAATTGCAGGTGCGGCAAATAATAGAGCAGCACCGGCAGCAACTCCTCCAGCTATTGCTCCAGTTGCACCGCCACTTCCTGCAATTAGGTATACATATCCAATATGAAAAATAGATTAGTTGGGCTAAGAAAACACCTTTAGAATTAAAAGAGTAATTGCAGCATTTAGAAGATTACCTGGGGCAGAGATTGGAGGTGGAGGGACAAATGGGGGAGGTGGAGAAAATGGAGGAGAGCCTGGACAAGGATGCCCGGTAACAGGTCCACATAGATTCAAGTTGTTTGCAAAACTGCAAACAGAAAGGAAGTCGGTTCAGAAAAGTTTTACAAGCAGAACCAATGAATCTAAGAACACAGACACAGTTTAGTAGGAACCTGATAGGGGTGAATAACGAAAAGGAGCCATTATCCGGAACCACACCTGAGAGCTGGTTATTAGACAAATCCCTGCATTTGGCGTATAAATAAAATGAGACAAATGTAGGTAATTCATAtacaaataatagaaaataaatacagGACGGTGTATATTTTGAGATAAAGAATAACTTACAGAACTTGTAGAGCTGAAATATTAGTCAGTGACATGGGAATAGGACCCATCAAGCTGTTGTTATTAAGCCGCCTATCCTTAGACAACAATTCCAGGAAAACAGTATTAATATCTATCTTGATAGCATATTTCTTTTCTCAAACACGccaacaaaaatcatatatagtagAAAATAAgcatcttttgaaaaaaaataatatcaaaaaacaaatttaaaagtgtGTCCACATTATAGTTAAAAAATTGTAGAACAAACAATCAACAATTGGAACACTTACAGAAAACGCAATTTTGACAACTTGCCCAATGAATCCGGGATAGGGCCATTGAACCGATTTAGGTACAGATCCAAGCTCACCAAGTTAGTAAGATTCCCCAGGTCACTTGGAATAGGACCAGTGATGTTATTGCTGTAAAGTTCCCTatcatacatataaaaaaaaagtatgtataattatatttttcaaccAAGATTTATAAAAATCCGCATtaataaaacttttaaaatatttcatgaAAAAACAATCAGAGAAGTTGCTGGGCAATTCCAGAATTGGTTTCAAGAACATGACCTGTCTTTTATACCAGAGTAATCCAGTTACAAAAGGATATAGTTCATCGAAATAAAACAACGATAAGTTGAAACTAAAAATATCTTGATCCCCACAACATTGAAATAATGTTCAATTCCATTGAAACAATGAGGCTAATCATTTAAAACCAGGATGGAGTTGTAGGCAGAAAAACTTAGTCAACTAGTAGTTCAAAATAAAAGCGCTAAACTCCATTGTCTCAAACAACTCTTATACTActattaatttgtattttggtACCAGTTTCTATCAAACtactgtaaaaaaatatttaagtatcAAACTGAAAAAAGCAAAGAAATAAGAACACTGAAGCAATCGTCATCATTTTATTGACCAGTCCCTTAGAAAATTAAATGATGAAAGGAAAAGAGCATTAGAACATCAAAGTATCAAGGCACAACAACATACAGATACTGCAAATTCTTGAGTTGCCCGAGCTGTGGAACTAGTGTGCCCGATAAAGCAGCATTTCCCAGATCACTGACATCAAACCAAAGGAAAGAACAAGAGGAACATCAGAAAATTCATCTTCTTTGAAAAGCTATTGAAACAGCATTAGCATATATGTAATGATATATCAAGGACCAAGTAGCTTACACTCTTATGACACTATTATCATTGTTGCAGGTTACATGAAACCATGTACAAGGATTAACAAGTGTAGGATCCCAACTTTGCAAAACATTATTAGGATCTTGTAAATTTGTCCTCAAGTTATGTAAAGCATCACCTGTTTCAAAACACAAGAACACGTAATCACGTAAAAACCAGCTCAGCTTATGTATCAGATCCAAACCAAATATCATCTTTAATTGCAgccttaaatgataataaagcAGTACGAAATTGCATAATGTGTCTGAAAATCATTCTTTCTTAGCTAAATAAACATCAAACAAGCATGAAGAATCATTAAAAAGGTGTGACAAATTCCATGATTGACATTATTACTACACAAACGAATAATTATTCCATTGCTTAATATGCATAAAACATGATAAGATAGCAAGCAAGAAAGCATTTTCCTCAAAAGGCACTACATGAGTCAAAAGAACTGTAGAATCTTATGAGGACTTATTAtccaaaaaatcaattaagttaCAATGATGGTTCAATCTGATAAATTCTACAACATTATACAACTACAAATCCACAAACAAAAAGGAATTAAAAGACCAAAAGACACATCACACATATTCTCAAAACACAacccttttgagttttgacagaaCAGAACAATGAATCAAGTATAAAAAACAACCTCATTAACCAAAcacattaaaacaaaaaaccaacaacaaccaaaaaaacaaaagaacaaaacatGTTTTCAAACATTTCCCTtcttaacaaaacaataatgaaacaaaattacacaaaccTTCCATGTTAGCAGAAACCAGCCATAATGGATGAAGCAACAGCAGAAAGAAGGCACAAATGAAAGCTAAAGCACAGAACTTTGTCTCCTCCATTTGATTAAGTAGTAAATAACCTCAGAtccaaataataattataaaacatCACAAACCCATTCAACCACCTTCACCACCAGCAGCACaataaatgaaaatgagcaTAAACCCTAACCCCCAAATCTCAGTTGAAATCTTGAAGCATTAGAATCTATCTATCTACCACACTATACCCAGAACCCGATCTCGTCAAAATACACCTTTTTTGGACTGACCCAGAAACAtaaactcataaaaaaataaactttttgttATTAAAACCAAAAAGTAGTATATTACAgcatttcaattattattattattattaattattttataaactcaaattatagtaatatacaaaataaaaaaaagaaataaataaaaaaaaatgatgtttttcttTCTCCGTTTCACTTTCTATctagctagcttatagcttctgaAGAAACACTCTTTCTTTATCAGAGTGTAATTGTTATCTTTTTGATGGAGGCGTGCACagaggagagagagagtgagtgtaagtagagagagagagtgaggtGCCCGAACGGTGGTGACCGCTGCCCGAACTAGCTCACGAAAACGCAGTCAAAAATGTATTGGCGCTATAACGTGGAAAGTGACGTGACTGAAAGATGGAGAGGGGGGGCAAAACCCCGTTTTTTTGGTCAAACTTTGGTGGACCCAACGTTACTTTCTTTTTGGGGGTGATGCCATCTAGCATTGCATTTGCTTACTCACATATATTAATCTCATCTCTCATGAAATGTCTGAGGTTCGAAAGCGCAGAAATTGCattatattatgcattgtctttacAACTGATACAAACTTACGGagatatcttttcttttttggtggTCGGAATTCGAATCTCAGATCttacgtattttttttttttgtcatttagtTTAGTGGCTTGAACTCGCACAGttaaatgtgaagaagtggAGTATCCGAGGTTCGAACATCAACCCcgcatataatatgtaatatccctacaaattaaactaagctcacgagaacatGTATTAACCTCATCTAATATACTAAGAAGCATTTCTGAGTGTGAATTTAATCTTACAATTTTTACTATCTTCTTAATTGTTAACTTTTCTACTATCAACTGTATTCGGACTtcaattgaaatat is from Medicago truncatula cultivar Jemalong A17 chromosome 1, MtrunA17r5.0-ANR, whole genome shotgun sequence and encodes:
- the LOC25485006 gene encoding somatic embryogenesis receptor kinase 2, with protein sequence MEETKFCALAFICAFFLLLLHPLWLVSANMEGDALHNLRTNLQDPNNVLQSWDPTLVNPCTWFHVTCNNDNSVIRVDLGNAALSGTLVPQLGQLKNLQYLELYSNNITGPIPSDLGNLTNLVSLDLYLNRFNGPIPDSLGKLSKLRFLRLNNNSLMGPIPMSLTNISALQVLDLSNNQLSGVVPDNGSFSLFTPISFANNLNLCGPVTGHPCPGSPPFSPPPPFVPPPPISAPGSGGATGAIAGGVAAGAALLFAAPAIAFAWWRRRKPQEFFFDVPAEEDPEVHLGQLKRFSLRELQVATDTFSNKNILGRGGFGKVYKGRLADGSLVAVKRLKEERTPGGELQFQTEVEMISMAVHRNLLRLRGFCMTPTERLLVYPYMANGSVASCLRERPPHQEPLDWPTRKRIALGSARGLSYLHDHCDPKIIHRDVKAANILLDEEFEAVVGDFGLAKLMDYKDTHVTTAVRGTIGHIAPEYLSTGKSSEKTDVFGYGIMLLELITGQRAFDLARLANDDDVMLLDWVKGLLKEKKLEMLVDPDLKTNYIEAEVEQLIQVALLCTQGSPMDRPKMSDVVRMLEGDGLAERWDEWQKGEVLRQEVELAPHPNSDWIVDSTENLHAVELSGPR